A region from the Chitinispirillum alkaliphilum genome encodes:
- a CDS encoding integrase translates to MDENRREQVALFRFSVIGSLISGELCHGELKKRIRELSDRRYIIPHSHKTRIAPGTIEDWLYAYRQKGLEWLKPKHRSDSGALRLIESQAGKAIVEYRREHPRRPVRLVMADLVEQKKIPHIFPLSTVYRYLRHHAPKHVRPATSKEQKRFSHRFPNDCWQGDVMHGPYIKELGGKARKTYLIAFLDDATRLVTGAVFCFFRSSSNVKDVLRTAVLTYGIPSKLFLDNGRNFCSRDIEIACAAMRCALIHSTAYYPQGKGKVERFFRTVRDSFLSDGCAFRSLEELNERFSCWLQQDYNRKPHRGLDGATPLDTYLHKAENRIRRLEAHVDPAELFCRKETRQVAHDGTFRINNILYETEEHLVGRKIHVLYDKDDPLRTVKVYDGKIFVHSSKPIDFLSNANAKRNELKETK, encoded by the coding sequence ATGGATGAGAACAGAAGAGAACAGGTGGCCCTGTTCCGTTTCTCTGTAATCGGTTCGCTTATCTCTGGTGAACTATGTCACGGAGAGCTCAAAAAACGTATCCGTGAGCTGTCGGACAGGCGCTATATTATTCCCCACAGCCATAAAACCCGCATCGCCCCGGGGACCATTGAAGACTGGCTCTATGCCTACAGGCAGAAAGGTCTTGAGTGGCTAAAACCAAAACACAGAAGTGACAGCGGTGCGTTGCGCCTGATCGAATCTCAGGCAGGCAAAGCTATAGTCGAGTATCGGAGAGAACACCCCCGAAGGCCTGTGCGGCTTGTCATGGCAGATCTGGTGGAACAGAAGAAAATCCCTCATATTTTCCCCCTCTCAACGGTCTACCGTTATTTGCGCCACCATGCACCAAAACACGTGCGGCCAGCCACGAGCAAAGAACAAAAGCGTTTCAGCCACCGCTTTCCAAATGACTGCTGGCAGGGGGATGTCATGCACGGCCCCTACATAAAAGAGCTTGGGGGAAAGGCCCGCAAGACATACCTCATAGCCTTTCTGGATGATGCTACCAGGCTTGTAACGGGAGCAGTGTTCTGCTTTTTCAGAAGCAGTAGTAATGTCAAAGATGTACTTCGCACTGCGGTTCTCACCTACGGCATTCCGTCCAAACTCTTTCTGGACAACGGCAGAAACTTCTGTTCCCGGGATATAGAGATCGCCTGTGCCGCCATGCGGTGTGCACTCATTCACTCAACTGCGTATTATCCGCAAGGAAAGGGAAAGGTTGAACGGTTTTTCAGGACTGTGCGGGACTCCTTTCTAAGTGACGGTTGCGCCTTCCGGTCCCTTGAAGAACTCAATGAGCGTTTCAGCTGTTGGCTGCAACAGGATTACAACCGTAAACCACACAGAGGACTTGATGGTGCAACACCTCTTGACACCTATCTGCACAAAGCGGAAAACCGTATTCGCCGTCTGGAGGCACATGTGGATCCAGCGGAGCTGTTCTGCAGAAAAGAAACCAGGCAGGTTGCTCATGATGGAACGTTCAGAATCAACAACATCCTGTATGAAACAGAGGAACATCTTGTCGGCAGAAAAATCCACGTTCTGTATGACAAGGATGATCCCCTGAGAACTGTAAAAGTCTATGACGGAAAGATCTTCGTACATAGCTCAAAGCCCATTGATTTTCTAAGTAACGCAAATGCAAAACGTAACGAACTCAAGGAGACAAAATGA